A stretch of DNA from Cumulibacter manganitolerans:
GGGCTCTACAAGACCGAGTGCGTGAAGATCGACGGCCCGTTCCGGACCGCCGACGAGCTCGAGCTCGCCACCCTGTCATGGGTGCACTGGTTCAACGAGAACCGGCTCCACTCCTCGATCGACTACCAGACACCCCTCGAGGCCGAGCAGCAGTACTACCGTCAGAACAACCCCCGACAGCAGCCGCTGCCGGGAGAACTCGCCCTCCACTAAACCCGGGGCGATTCACTTGCCCGTTCGCGATCGTCGTCGGTCCGCCTGTGGCGTGGGGCTGGATGTGGTCGAGGTGGCGGATGGGTGCGCCGCAGCCGCGGCAGTCCCGGTCGCGCGCCACGATCGCCCGTCGGGTGGCGCCGGTGAACCGCCGCCGGGTGGCGTCCACTGCCGTGATCTCGCCGCTGATCGGGTCGGTGAACAGCCGCCGGATCCACCGCGCCGCCTCCTCGGCCCCGCTGGCGAGGGCGATGTCGCGGGCGATCACCGCGGGAATCGGGTGCTCGCCGATCCAGCCACACTCCCCACCGGTCGGGCGTGCCTCGGCATCACCGGGCTCCGCGGACTGCGGGGGCAGGAGGGTGCCGGCGGGCATGACGAGCTGGACCTCGCCCGGGATCAGCTCGGGTGAGGCGTACCCGGTGAGGCGGTGCAGGAGCTCGTCGGCCATGATCGCGCCGCGGGACCGCTCATCACCGGCGGCCTTGAGAGTGTCGGCGTGCTGGGACAGGGCGGCGTAGGCGGCGACGCCGTCCTTGACCGGCAGCAGCGCGCTGAGATACACCATCGCATCCGGCGCCGGCCGGAGCGTGACGCAGCGATCCGCCTCGGCCATCCGGATGCGCCGCACCACCGACTCGGCGTCAACTTTCGCGGCCTCCGCGCGGGCGGTCGCCGCCGCGCGTGTCGGGCTCATCCCACCGAGCCGCCCGGCGAGCTTCTCATCCACCACCGCCCGGTCCTCGGCCATCAGGCACACGGTCTCCCGGGCGACGTTCTGCGCGGCCTGCTCGCCGATCGCGGCGCCGGTCAGCAGCGCGAGGGTCCGCGGGAGCTCGCGGACGAGGCCCTTGGCGAGGGCGAGGTCGTTCGCGGCCCGCCACGGCGACACGCCGCGAGCGAGGGCGACCTGCTCGGCGATGCCCTTGCCGGCATCCGCCCGGCTCGCACCCGCCGCGAGGGCCGCGCCGCGGACGGAGGTGTCGAACGCGACCTGCACGTGCGCCTCGACCGCGGCCACCGCCGCCCGCAGCCGCCGCAGATCACCGAGCATGTCGATCAGGCCCGCATCACTCACGCTGCCCAGACCCCGGTCGGTCGTGTCCGCAGCCGCATCCGCCGTGCCGGCCGCCGGCCACGCATAGACCGCCGGGGCGGCCGTGTCCGCTGCATCCGCCGTGCCGGCCGGCGCCGCCGCGGCGTCGAGGGCGAGCTGCTGCACCGCCAGCCACGCGCCGCGCACCACCGCCACCGGCGAGGCCACGTCGGCTCCCGGGTCCGTCACGGGCGGGCTGCTGATCATGCCCCTGACTCTACGGACCGGCACCGACAAGATTTGGGTACCAGAATCCCGCTGCAGCAGGGATCTGTGCACAACCGGTTTTCTGTGGACGACCACCGCGCGCACCGGCGACATTGTCGGCTCCCGGCGTCTCGACGTCGCTCGCCCCAGGGGGCTCGCTCGCTCGACGACCAAGAGGAGAGTCGCTCGACGACCGAGACAAGGGCCCTCAAGGTGCGGACCTGTGCAGCGTCTGGCGTGCGGAACCAGGCACCTAGGCCCAGGCCGCCACGTCGCTCGCCCCCCGGGGGCCCGCTCGGCCACTGTGCGCACTGGCGACATTGTCGGCTCCCGGCGTCTCGACATCGCTCGCCCCAAGGGGGCTCGCTCGCTCGACGACCAAAGAAAAACGGCCCGCTCGGCCACCAAAAGGAGAGTCGCTCGAGAACCAGGAAGAGGGTGGCTCGACGTCCACAAAAGGGCCCGCTCGAGGTGCCGACCTGTGCAGCGTCTGGGGTGCGGAACCCGGCACCTAGGCCGAAGCCCGTCACGGTGCTCGACCAACGTGAAGCGGCGGGGCGACGGGGGGCGTGTCTCGGTGTTGCGTCAGTGAGCCCGGGCCGAGGAACGAAGCCGGCGTGCGGTGCGTCCCACGCCGGGGCGCGCTCGAAAGCAGCGATCGTCGCGGCATGGCGCATGACGAGCAGGTCATGTCCGATTACTGTTAAGTGCGAGCGCACCCCGAACGCCCCCTCAGCCCCGAGCAGCAGAAGAACAGGATCGTCATGACGCACCCCAATACTGGTTCGAACCCCAGCCAGGACCCCGGCTTCAACCAGGGGTACCAGTCGCCGAGCACGGGCGGGCAGCCGACCAGCGGCGCCTGGAACGCGCAGGGGCCGGCGACCGGCGGCCAGCCGGCGTACGGCCAGCAGCACGACGCCCAGCAGCACGACGCCCAGGCGCCGACCACCGGCGCGCAGCCGGCCTACGGCCAGCAGTACGACGCGCAGGCGCCCACCACCGGCTCGCACCAGGCGTACGGCCAGCCGCAGGGCTACGAGCAGCCGCAGGGCTACGGCCGGCCGGCGTACGGCCAGCAGGGCTACCCGCAGCAGGGCTACGGCCAGCAGGGCTACGGGCAGCAGGGCTACGGCCAGCAGGGCTACGGCCAGCCGCAGTACGGGGCCCAGCAGGGCTACGGGCAGCAGCAGTACGGCGGCTTCCCCGCCGCGCCGCAGGCGTACGGGCAGGCCACGTCGGGCCAGCGTCCCGGGACGGCGACCACCGCCGGTGTGCTCGGCTTCATCTTCGGGAGCTTCGGCATTCTGGGGTACGGGTGGATTCTGATCGCCCTGACCGGCGCAACCGAGTCCGGCGGCCAGGGAATGTTCGGTGACGCCCAGTCGGGTATCGCGAGCGCGTTCCTGTGGATCTGGGTCCTCGGCGGCCTCGCGGCCGCGGTGCTCGTCTTCATCGGCGCCATCCAGCTGATGGGCGGCAAGACCAACAAGCCGATCGTCATCTCTGCGATCGTCTACATCGCAGCGCAGCTGTGCTTCTTGATCGCGATGCTCGTCGGCACGGGCGGTCAGGTCCCAATCGGGACGATGATCGTCTCGTTCGTCGTGTCGTGCCTGTTCGCCGGTCTGGTCCTGTTCCTGGCCAAGAGCAAGGACGTCGAGAAGTGGCTCGCCCGCAAGACCGCGGCGCGCGCTGCCGGCTACGAGGACTAGCCACCCCGCTCCGCCACTGCAGCCGCGCCCGATCCGGGCGCGGCTGCAGTCGTCTGCACCGAGGTTGCGAGAATGGATGCCATGTCACCGCAAACCCCCACCGAGCGCGTCCCCGCGGAACGCTCGGCCCTGGATCCCGCCGTCGCCGCGCGCCTCAAGAGGGACCGCGACGGCCTGGTCGCGGCCGTCGTCCAGCAGCACGGCACCGGCGAGGTGCTCATGATGGGCTGGATGGACGACGAGGCGCTGCATCGCACGCTGACGACCGGCCGCGCGACGTACTGGTCGCGCAGCCGCCAGGAGTACTGGGTCAAGGGCGAGACCTCGGGGCACGCCCAGCACGTGCGGGCGGTCGCGCTCGACTGTGACGGCGACGCGCTGCTGGTGACCGTCGACCAGACCGGGCCGGCGTGCCACACCGGCGATCACACCTGCTTCGACTCGGGATCGCTCGAGGTGCTTTCGTGAGCCGGATCGGCGCGGTCAGCCCCACCCGCGAGGAGTTCGCCGCCAAGGTCGCCACGCACCGCGTCATCCCGGTGACCCGCACGCTGCTCGCCGACGGCGAGAGCCCGGTCGGCGTGTACCGCAAGCTGGCGGGGGGTGTCGGGACCTTCCTGCTCGAGTCCGCCGAGCGCGGGCACAGCTGGTCGCGGTACTCCTTCGTCGGCGTCCGCGCGACCGCCACGCTGACGGAGCGCGACGGGAAGGCCGTGTGGACGGGATCGCCCCCGGCCGGGGTGCCGACCGACGGCGACGTGCTCGACGTGCTCGCGCAGACGTGGCGCGGCATCCGGTCCCCGCGCGATCCGGGGCTGCCGGCGCTCGCGGGCGGCCTGGTCGGCTACCTCGGCTACGACATCGCGACGCTGATCGAGCCGGTCGGTGACACGGCCGTCGACGACCTCGGGGTGCCGATGCTCTCGATGCTGCTGGTCTCCGACCTGGCGGTGGTCGATCATCACGACGGCACCGTGATGCTGGTGGCCACGGAGTTCGTCTCCCCGGACATGTCCGCCGAGGCCGTCGACGCGGCGTACGACGACGCGCTCGCCCGGCTCGAGAAGATGGCCGCCGACCTGGCGCGTCCGGTGCCGGCGGCGCTGTTCGAGGAGTCGGACACCGGCGACCGGGAGGTGCGGTCGCGGACCCCGGAGGGCCAGTACCAGCCCGCCGTCCGCAGGGCGTTGCAGCACGTCGTCGACGGCGACGTGTTCCAGGTGCAGATCAGCCAGCGCTTCGAGGTCGACACGGAGGCCGAGGCGCTCGACGTCTACCGGGTGCTGCGGCTGCTGAACCCCTCGCCGTACATGTACCTTGTGCGGGTCGACGGCTTCGACATCGTCGGCTGCTCGCCCGAGGCGCTCGTCACCGTCGAGGACGGCGAGGCAGTGCTGCACCCGATCGCCGGCACGCGCAAGCGCGGGGACACCCCCGAGCGGGACCAGGCGCTGGCCGACGAGCTCGTCAACGACCCGAAGGAGCGCGCCGAGCACGTGATGCTGGTCGACCTGGCGCGCAACGACCTCGGTCGGGTGTGTGC
This window harbors:
- a CDS encoding integrase core domain-containing protein; translated protein: MKIDGPFRTADELELATLSWVHWFNENRLHSSIDYQTPLEAEQQYYRQNNPRQQPLPGELALH
- a CDS encoding DUF4064 domain-containing protein yields the protein MTHPNTGSNPSQDPGFNQGYQSPSTGGQPTSGAWNAQGPATGGQPAYGQQHDAQQHDAQAPTTGAQPAYGQQYDAQAPTTGSHQAYGQPQGYEQPQGYGRPAYGQQGYPQQGYGQQGYGQQGYGQQGYGQPQYGAQQGYGQQQYGGFPAAPQAYGQATSGQRPGTATTAGVLGFIFGSFGILGYGWILIALTGATESGGQGMFGDAQSGIASAFLWIWVLGGLAAAVLVFIGAIQLMGGKTNKPIVISAIVYIAAQLCFLIAMLVGTGGQVPIGTMIVSFVVSCLFAGLVLFLAKSKDVEKWLARKTAARAAGYED
- the hisI gene encoding phosphoribosyl-AMP cyclohydrolase is translated as MSPQTPTERVPAERSALDPAVAARLKRDRDGLVAAVVQQHGTGEVLMMGWMDDEALHRTLTTGRATYWSRSRQEYWVKGETSGHAQHVRAVALDCDGDALLVTVDQTGPACHTGDHTCFDSGSLEVLS
- a CDS encoding anthranilate synthase component I, coding for MSRIGAVSPTREEFAAKVATHRVIPVTRTLLADGESPVGVYRKLAGGVGTFLLESAERGHSWSRYSFVGVRATATLTERDGKAVWTGSPPAGVPTDGDVLDVLAQTWRGIRSPRDPGLPALAGGLVGYLGYDIATLIEPVGDTAVDDLGVPMLSMLLVSDLAVVDHHDGTVMLVATEFVSPDMSAEAVDAAYDDALARLEKMAADLARPVPAALFEESDTGDREVRSRTPEGQYQPAVRRALQHVVDGDVFQVQISQRFEVDTEAEALDVYRVLRLLNPSPYMYLVRVDGFDIVGCSPEALVTVEDGEAVLHPIAGTRKRGDTPERDQALADELVNDPKERAEHVMLVDLARNDLGRVCAPGTVQVTELGAVERYSHVWHIVSTVTGEVAAGKDAFDVLLSCFPAGTLTGAPKVRAMQIIDDLEPVRRGIYGGAVGYLSAAGDLDMAICIRTALLKDGKAYVQSAGGVVADSLPHLEELETQNKARAALTAVQTASRLRAAVRP